The genomic region attcctagcttctgacttGTCTTtgcaaccacagtattaatatagctggtccagtttgtttttacaagtaggcttacaataacactgcaatgaaattactgtgaaaagccccctgttGCCCCATTCCGgtaccagttcgggtacacagagggagaattcagattgtccaaattccctaatagcatgtctttcgggacttgtgggaggaaaccggagcaagccCACGCAGCTacagggagaacattcagactccgcacaggcagtgacccaagcaggtaaCTGAACATGGACCCTGGTGccgtgatgccacagtgctaaccactgtgctgccccaaggatgttgatagtgggagattcatgccagtgaatgtcatgggcagatggttagattctgttTTTGGGAGTGCAAATGGAGAAAATGCAGATCATCTATTTTGTGCTGTTTGAGAGATAAACACAAGCTAGGAAACCTGGGATAACCCGtctgctcttcaaaatagtgcaatgGGATCTATTACATGCACACAAGATTAATTAGGTCTCATGATCCTCGTAATCAGGTCACCTTAACTCTGATATTCAGGCAGGCAATAGGGTAACTTACGTTGTCAACATGCAGTCCCATGTGCATATCACGGACTTGTGGTCGGGCTCCGGTCCACATTCCAGAGTTAAAACCAAGTGTAATCCAAttagtattttaaaaaataataaagcaTACTACACAATAAATTAGCAGCTGATCTGAATTTAATAACAAATCTGCAAAGTTCTTCAGCAGTAAACATAAGCATTCTTATCCTGTGTGCCAGAGTTCTGCAGACTCAACTTCCAGCTGGGCACAACAGGCCAGGGACATGGAAACCCACCTGCCCCAACATCCATTCAGAGAAGAGGCCATGCGAATATTATATCCAATTCCCTAGGTTAACGAACTGCATTGTCAAACTGATGGATGTGCCACTCTTCCCGCTGAGTATTTTACAGTTCTCTGGAACACAAATTCCAAAGATTGTCtgatttctcatctcagtcctaaatggttgttCCCTTATTGAGATTGCGACCCAGTGTTCTAGATTATCCAgcaagtgggggggtggggttaacaTACTCCCAACATCTACCCTATCCTATGAAGCCCCTTAATAGGATTCTACGTTATATGCGTTTGGGAGACAAGACAATCTTGGGAGGCCTAACTTATTGAAAATGTTGTGTTCAGCGGTTTGGGGAGTGGGTCCAATTAAGCTATTTTACTTTACTTCCAAATAGGAATTCCAGAATGATTCCAAGATCTCAGTTGCTAGTGCAACTGATGGTCTGTACTTTTCTGCCACCTGGTGGTAATCTTTTCATCAGTGCTAATCCCACAAAGTGAGGTATGATCTTTGTTTCACACTCGTGGATGCACACAGCACAGTACATTTATTAGCTAAGTTCTCATTATCATTCACAGTTGTTGATTTTCTCCACATGTAAAATACATCTCCAGGATGCAATACAGAAGAAATTACATTATTCTAGCCATGCTATGGGGTTGCATCACAACATATATTGGTATTGCTGGTCAAACAGAAGGGAAATGAACAATTCCTACAGGTTTTAGGTTCTTGCTTGCAATCCAGCAACTAGAAAGTGGAAAGTGCATGCATACACACCAGGAACAGCTACCAGGCTCCAATTGAATAATTTCACTGTCAAAATTTTACCTATGAAGGTCAGTTAATGGGTCCAAGgtgctggagctctggcatcagTTTTCCTCTCCCAAAGTAATCTACCATTCAGGAAAGAAAATGCAGATCGGGCGTTGTCAGTCTTGCTACTGAACAGAATGCATTGTGCacgcaatgaaaatgaaatgaaaatcgcttgtcacgagtaggcttcaatgacgttactgtgaaaagcccctagtcgcgaggggaggctggcatgggaattgaaccgtgctgctggcctgcctgggtctactttaaaagccagcgatttagcccagtgtgctaagccagcccctaatGGCGAGGTACTGTCCATGTAGGATTAATCAATAAAGCCAAGATCACGAAAAGTCATACATGTAAGGACAGCACAGTGccgcgatggttagcactgctgccccacggcaccaAGGCCTTgaattcgatcctggccccaggtcactgtccatgttgagtttgcacattctccttgtctgtgtgggtttcacccccacaacctaaaaagggTAGGCGAATggaccacacaaaattgccccttaattggaaaaaaagaaatgggtactctaattttataaaCCTAAAAGTCATATGTGACCTTTCGTTGAGACCATCACCTCCCCCGGTCTACTACTGGCCACCTGAAAGGTAAATCTTATTGTGTTGCCAATACTAAAACCACAAGGAACGATGCATTTTTAATGGGAATATATTCCCCAGTAAAGTCAAGTTGCCACCGTCCCATTTGACCACAGgctgggagagctgactggtggtggtttaaccagaGGATCTCCACACCTCGGTGAGGCGCAAGGTTGAAAAGGTgcggctttcatgaataacttcagttgGTACGGATTTTGAACGTGCGCTGTTGGCTAAACCAGCTAAATAGACATTGAGCTAAAACGACCCCCATACTGCACACTTTCCTATGCTGCTTAGCTTTGGGCGCCATTGGTAAACTTGGGTtccataccatcctgacttataATATGTTGCAGTCCCTTCATTGCTGCAGGGTGAAAATTCCGAATGCCCTGTTCAAGTAACATGCAAGCACCGTGACCACAACAACTGCAAAAGGAAAAGGTGAGGCATTGCTGGTGACACCCAGACTGAAAATTAATTTCAAGAACCTGGAGAGAGAATGCTATCTACCAGTTTCAGCACTTCAGTTGAATGGAATTGTGAGGATAGGTGGTAAAGCAATAATACAAAGCAAATTTGGAATTGGAATCAATGAAGTTATATTTAATCAGAATTATATTCACATCTGCCCACAATTAATGATGCTAACAGTACTACTAGGTTTGCCTTCACCGCTGCCCAATTTATCCATCTTCTTCACCACGTCGTAGCCTTCTACGACCTTACCAAATACAACATGCTTTCCATTTAACCTGCAAGATTGAACAAAATATTAGTATCCATAACATTTTTCATAAATAATTAAGTAGTAAGTCACCATACAATTACCATGGAGTTTGTGCAGTGCAGATAAAGAACTGGGAGCCATTTGTATTTGGTCCAGAATTGGCCATGGACAAGATACCTGCAAGAGCAAGATGACAAAAATTATTTCCAAAACGTATTCAGCTTCCTCGCCTGCATAACTTGCATTATGTATTGTCCCAAAGttatcatagtcccagatgaccataggctgctttcccctttgagggagagagctgactggcagTGCTTTAATCacaacacctcaggtgaggggcaaggttgaaaaggcagggcctcacgaataacctcagctggcatgggaaatgaacccgcgctgctggccttgttctgtatcacaaaccagctgttcagcTAAGTGAGCTAAATTGGCCCCAGTCCCAAAACATAGCAAAATGTTAAAATGCACATCAAGGacttgggagagaaaagaactcctGCATTGTGTCCAACCCTGTTAAGAGGAATTAATAAGGAAAGATGACTGAAGGTCAGCAAGGTCAGGTTTGCAAGCAGATTTAAAAATGGATAGAAATGTAGCTTTTGAACTCAATACACAAACATTAAACGTGTTCACATGCCTCCTCCTATATTCCTCTGCTTGACTGACAGATTATAGGCTCAGTTTTGATAGAAAGATACATAATAGCCACTTTGGTCTTGAACTCACTTGCTTTGCCCAGTGCAGACCTGGTGCATACCTCAATCTGGCTAAGGAGATTCACAGCTCAGTGTCATTGTTGGTGGGACCCAGATTTCCTATGCAGGGTTGGCACTGAAGTGGCTTCCTAAATACAAAATTCCAGTGCAAAAATCCTATAATAGATCTGTGGCCTCGTGGACATGAGTAGTTTCCATCATTCATTAAATT from Scyliorhinus canicula chromosome 22, sScyCan1.1, whole genome shotgun sequence harbors:
- the LOC119956104 gene encoding peptidyl-prolyl cis-trans isomerase A-like isoform X2, which gives rise to MCQGGDFTRHDGTGGKSIYGEKFQDENFKLEHTGAGILSMANSGPNTNGSQFFICTAQTPWLNGKHVVFGKVVEGYDVVKKMDKLGSGEGKPSSTVSIINCGQM